The Brassica napus cultivar Da-Ae chromosome C7, Da-Ae, whole genome shotgun sequence genome has a segment encoding these proteins:
- the LOC106347651 gene encoding binding partner of ACD11 1-like, producing MSMMTTVKVSNVSLGATDRDLKEFFSFSGDILYLETQSETERSKLAYVTFKDLQGAETAVLLSGATIVDSSVIVTMAPDYQLSPEALASLEPKEISKSPRAGDSVLRKAEDVVSSMLAKGFILGKDAIAKAKSVDEKHQLTSTASAKVASLDKKLGFTDKINTGTVVVGDKVREVDHKYQVSEKTKSAIAAAEQTVSNAGSAIMKNRYVLTGATWVTGAFNKVAKAAEEVGQKAKEKVGMAEEEDKRKVVDEFARVHLSESPKAPSSKEDDVHEPKRSESPEPKESEHQEPQQQQQSSQPVGPAQP from the exons ATGTCG ATGATGACAACTGTGAAAGTGAGCAATGTTTCTCTAGGAGCAACCGATCGTGACCTCAAGGAGTTCTTTTCCTTCTCTGGCGACATTCTCTACCTCGAGACCCAAAG CGAGACAGAACGGTCCAAATTGGCATATGTCACTTtcaaggatctacaaggagcTGAAACTGCTGTTCTTCTCTCG GGAGCAACGATTGTTGATTCTTCAGTCATTGTCACTATGGCTCCGGACTACCAACTATCTCCTGAGGCTTTAGCTTCCTTG GAGCCCAAGGAAATTAGCAAGTCTCCCCGGGCAGGTGACTCCGTCTTGAGAAAAGCCGAAGATGTTGTGAGCAGCATGCTCGCAAAGGGCTTCATTCTAGGAAAAGACGCAATCGCAAAAGCCAAGAGCGTCGACGAGAAACACCAGCTTACATCCACTGCATCAGCCAAAGTCGCATCGCTCGACAAGAAACTCGGTTTCACCGACAAGATCAACACCGGAACAGTCGTGGTGGGCGATAAAGTCAGGGAAGTTGATCACAAGTACCAAGTCTCTGAGAAGACCAAATCAGCGATCGCTGCAGCTGAGCAGACTGTGAGCAATGCGGGTTCGGCTATAATGAAGAACCGGTACGTTCTCACGGGCGCCACGTGGGTCACCGGTGCTTTCAACAAAGTGGCTAAAGCTGCGGAAGAAGTTGGACAGAAGGCGAAGGAGAAAGTTGGTATGgctgaggaagaagacaagaggAAAGTGGTTGATGAGTTTGCTAGAGTTCACTTGTCTGAATCACCAAAGGCGCCATCATCTAAGGAAGATGACGTACATGAACCAAAACGCTCTGAATCTCCTGAACCAAAAGAATCTGAACATCAAGAGCCccagcagcaacaacaatctTCTCAGCCTGTTGGTCCGGCTCAACCTTGA
- the LOC106347655 gene encoding syntaxin-23-like: MSFQDLEAGRGRQLASSSNINGGGGRQDTTQAVASGVFEINTAVSSFHRLVNTLGTPKDTPELRDKLHKTRLHIGELVKDTSVKLKEASKTDHQRGVDQRKKIVDAKLAKDFQSVLKEFQKAQRLAAERETVYAPLFTNPSPPSSYTASEIDVSGDKHQEQRALLVESKRQELVLLDNEIVFNEAIIEEREQGIQEIQQQIGEVHEIFKDLAVLVHDQGTMIDDIGTHIDNSHAATAQGRSHLAKASKTQRSSSTLMCLLMVIFGIVLLIVIIVLAV; the protein is encoded by the exons ATGAGTTTTCAGGATTTAGAGGCGGGAAGAGGAAGACAGTTAGCTTCTTCAAGCAACATCAACGGCGGAGGAGGTCGACAAGACACGACGCAAGCCGTAGCTTCCGGTGTATTTGAGATCAACACAGCCGTCTCTAGCTTCCACCGCCTCGTCAACACTCTCGGTACTCCCAAAGACACGCCGGAGCTCCGAGATAAGCT GCACAAGACAAGACTGCATATCGGAGAGTTGGTGAAAGACACGTCAGTTAAGCTTAAAGAAGCTAGTAAAACTGATCATCAAAGAGGTGTTGAT CAAAGGAAGAAGATTGTGGATGCTAAGCTTGCAAAGGACTTTCAATCTGTATTGAAAGAGTTTCAAAAGGCTCAGCGTCTCGCTGCTGAAAGAGAAACTGTCTATGCTCCTCTTTTCACCAATCCATCTCCTCCATCTAG CTATACAGCCAGTGAGATAGATGTGAGTGGAGATAAGCATCAAGAGCAGCGTGCGCTTCTTGTGGAATCAAAAAG GCAAGAACTTGTACTGCTGGACAATGAGATTGTGTTTAATGAGGCTATAATCGAGGAAAGAGAGCAAGGGATACAAGAAATCCAGCAGCAAATTGGCGAGGTGCACGAGATCTTCAAAGACTTGGCTGTGCTGGTACATGATCAAGGCACCATGATCG ATGATATTGGTACTCACATCGATAACTCCCACGCTGCAACAGCACAAGGAAGATCTCATCTCGCTAAAGCTTCAAAAACACAAAGATCGAGTTCAACTctg ATGTGCTTGCTTATGGTGATTTTTGGAATCGTACTCCTGATTGTTATCATAGTGCTCGCGGTTTGA